The Streptomyces sp. NBC_00306 sequence CATACTTGGGCGGCCGGGGCGCGAGGACACGCCCCCCGGCCGCACCGGGAGAATCGGCAAGAAGGGCACGGCGTCGTGGCTAGGGCAAGGACAGGGGTACGCGCACTGGGCGCGCTGCTGGCGGCGGTACTCGGAGCCTCTCTCGCGGGATGCAGCAGCACCGGCGGAAAGCGGGCCGAGGACGCGCGCAAGGCGCAGGCCGCGGCCGGCAAGGCCGCCGTGAACACCCCTCGCTGGACCTTCGCGATGGTCACCCACTCGGGCGACGGCGACACCTTCTGGGACATCGTCCAGAACGGCGCCAAGCAGGCCGCCGCCAAGGACAACATCAACTTCCTGTACTCCCACAGCGACGAGGGCCAGCAGCAGGCCCAGCTCGTGCAGGCCGCCATCGACAAGAAGGTCGACGGCCTGATCGTGACGCTCGCCAAGCCGGACGCGATGAAGGGCGTCCTCGCCAAGGCCACCGCGGCCGGGATCCCCGTGATCACCGTCAACTCGGGATCCGAGCAGTCCAAGCCGTACGGCGCGCTGACGCACATCGGCCAGGACGAGACCATCGCGGGCGAGGCCGTCGGCGACGAGCTGGACAAGCGGGGCAAGAAGAAGGCCCTGTGCGTCCTGCACGAGCAGGGCAACGTCGGACACGAGCAGCGCTGCGCCGGCACCAAGAAGACCTTCGACGGCACCCTCCAGAACCTGTACGTCGACGGCACCAACATGCCCGACGTGCAGGCCTCCATCGAGGCCAAGCTCCAGGCCGACCCCTCCATCGACTCGGTCGTCACCCTCGGCGCACCGTTCGCGGACGCCGCCGTACAGGCGAAGAAGACCGCGGGCAGCAAGGCCGAGGTCGACACCTTCGATCTGAACGCCAAGGTCGCGAGCGGCCTCAAGGCCGGGACCCTCGGCTTCGCGGTCGACCAGCAGCCGTTCCTCCAGGGGTACGAGGCCATCGACCTGCTGTGGCTCTACCAGTACAACGCCGATGTCCTCGGCGGCGGGCGGCCCGTCCTCACCGGTCCGCAGATCATCACCAAGGAGAACGCCGCCGAGCTCGAGGACTACACCGAGCGGGGAACCCGATGAGTGCTACCGCACCACCTGCCGGCACCCGGCAGCCGGAGAAGACCGACGAGCGGCTGATGCGCACCTCGCCCCTGCGCAAGCTGATGGCGAGGCCCGAGCTCGGCTCGGTCGTCGGCGCGGTCGCGGTCTTCCTCTTCTTCTCGATCGTCGCGGACTCCTTCCTGCGGGCGTCCAGCTTCTCCACCGTGCTGTACGCGGCCTCCACGCTCGGCATCATGGCCGTGCCGGTCGCGCTGCTGATGATCGGCGGCGAGTTCGACCTGTCGGCCGGCGTGATGGTCACGACCTCCGCGCTGATCTCGGCGATGTTCAGCTACCAGATGACCGCCAACGTCTGGGTCGGGCTGCTCGTCTCGCTGGTGGTGACGCTGGCCGTCGGGGTGTTCAACGGCTACATGCTGATCCGGACGAAACTGCCGAGCTTCATCATCACGCTCGGCACGTTCCTGATGCTGACCGGCCTCAACCTCGGCTTCACCAAACTGATCAGCGGCACGGTCTCCACCAAGTCCATCGCCGACATGGACGGCTTCACCTCCGCGCAGAAGCTCTTCGCCTCCGAACTCACCCTCGGCGACATCACCTTGAAGGTGACGATCCTCTGGTGGTTCGCCCTGGTCGCGCTCGCCACCTGGATCCTGCTGCGCACCCGCTTCGGCAACTGGATCTTCGCCGTCGGCGGCAACGCGGACGCGGCCCGCGCGGTCGGTGTGCCGGTCACCAGGACCAAGATCGGCCTCTACATGGGCGTCGCGTTCGCCGCCTGGATCTCGGGACAGCACCTCCTCTTCTCCTTCGACGTCGTGCAGTCCGGCGAGGGCGTCGGCAACGAGCTGACGTACATCATCGCGGCCGTCATCGGCGGCTGTCTGATCACCGGTGGCTACGGCTCCGCGATCGGCTCGGCGGTCGGCGCATTCATCTTCGGCATGACCAGCAAGGGCATCGTGTACGCCGAGTGGAACCCGGACTGGTTCAAGTTCTTCCTGGGAGCGATGCTCCTTCTGGCCACCCTGCTCAACGCATGGGTCCGCAAGCGTGCGGAGGCAACGCGATGACCACGCCGAAGTC is a genomic window containing:
- a CDS encoding sugar ABC transporter substrate-binding protein yields the protein MARARTGVRALGALLAAVLGASLAGCSSTGGKRAEDARKAQAAAGKAAVNTPRWTFAMVTHSGDGDTFWDIVQNGAKQAAAKDNINFLYSHSDEGQQQAQLVQAAIDKKVDGLIVTLAKPDAMKGVLAKATAAGIPVITVNSGSEQSKPYGALTHIGQDETIAGEAVGDELDKRGKKKALCVLHEQGNVGHEQRCAGTKKTFDGTLQNLYVDGTNMPDVQASIEAKLQADPSIDSVVTLGAPFADAAVQAKKTAGSKAEVDTFDLNAKVASGLKAGTLGFAVDQQPFLQGYEAIDLLWLYQYNADVLGGGRPVLTGPQIITKENAAELEDYTERGTR
- a CDS encoding ABC transporter permease; this translates as MSATAPPAGTRQPEKTDERLMRTSPLRKLMARPELGSVVGAVAVFLFFSIVADSFLRASSFSTVLYAASTLGIMAVPVALLMIGGEFDLSAGVMVTTSALISAMFSYQMTANVWVGLLVSLVVTLAVGVFNGYMLIRTKLPSFIITLGTFLMLTGLNLGFTKLISGTVSTKSIADMDGFTSAQKLFASELTLGDITLKVTILWWFALVALATWILLRTRFGNWIFAVGGNADAARAVGVPVTRTKIGLYMGVAFAAWISGQHLLFSFDVVQSGEGVGNELTYIIAAVIGGCLITGGYGSAIGSAVGAFIFGMTSKGIVYAEWNPDWFKFFLGAMLLLATLLNAWVRKRAEATR